Proteins encoded in a region of the Rhizobium sp. CC-YZS058 genome:
- a CDS encoding gamma-glutamylcyclotransferase family protein, producing MKVFIYGTLKQDFPLHDKGLENARYIGEVQTVQPYPLFIAGSFFGPMMLDRPGEGLRVRGELYEIDDGRLPVLDELEAVGEAGSFRSRVDVVPLAGGDHLSAVAFFKSETWLRPLHEGPLADYQDRRFVPPWER from the coding sequence TTGAAAGTCTTCATTTACGGAACGCTGAAGCAGGACTTTCCGCTTCACGACAAGGGTCTTGAGAACGCGCGCTACATCGGTGAGGTCCAGACCGTGCAGCCTTATCCGCTCTTTATCGCAGGAAGCTTCTTCGGGCCGATGATGCTGGACCGGCCGGGAGAAGGGCTGCGCGTTAGGGGCGAGCTCTACGAGATCGACGACGGGCGTCTTCCCGTGCTGGACGAGCTGGAGGCCGTCGGCGAAGCCGGAAGCTTCCGGTCCCGTGTGGATGTCGTGCCACTTGCGGGAGGAGATCATCTTTCAGCGGTTGCTTTCTTCAAGTCGGAAACGTGGCTCCGGCCGCTTCATGAGGGGCCTCTCGCAGACTATCAGGACCGTCGGTTTGTTCCGCCGTGGGAGCGTTGA
- a CDS encoding DUF2382 domain-containing protein translates to MARTSSRSSEKNVASASATSTTAAFAFVDRTIEAEEHCEEAAINKEARVVGEIELRKTATEREETMSDTVRKSEVEVEDNRDLEEKRFLRDQRLLPTDASAATEGSAANAVSHRQSRRLIIDGL, encoded by the coding sequence ATGGCGAGGACGTCATCCCGGTCGTCGGAGAAGAACGTCGCGTCGGCAAGCGCGACCTCAACAACGGCCGCGTTCGCGTTCGTCGATCGGACCATCGAGGCCGAGGAGCATTGCGAGGAAGCTGCAATCAACAAGGAAGCCCGCGTCGTCGGGGAGATCGAGCTGAGAAAGACCGCAACAGAGCGCGAGGAGACGATGTCTGACACGGTCCGCAAGTCCGAAGTCGAAGTCGAGGACAACCGCGACCTGGAGGAGAAGCGCTTCCTCCGCGACCAAAGGCTTTTACCGACTGATGCATCGGCGGCGACGGAAGGGTCTGCCGCCAATGCCGTTTCGCACCGTCAGTCGCGCCGGCTGATCATCGACGGTCTTTGA
- a CDS encoding LysR family transcriptional regulator: protein MARHSLIELEAVLAIVRCGSFRAAALDLGMSTTAISNAVAKLERELAVRLFNRTTRSVSLTHAGRIFVAQITPSLEGIQKAMNTARAQQETPSGTLRINAFATAAREIMAPLVLTYMQRYPQVHIDIVTEGRLVDVVAAGFDLGVRSADLVPSDAIAIPLGQMRRMAVAASPAFFQGRTIPHVPQELLSHPCIRVRLPNGALFRWRFEKGGEALQIDVEGPVTLDEASLARIAVINSVGIGYFMETDIRDDIAAGRLIRILEDWTPPLAPLCLYYPSRRNASAAFQAFIALARDFAAGRLTAP, encoded by the coding sequence ATGGCTCGCCATTCGCTCATCGAGCTGGAAGCGGTTCTGGCCATCGTCCGGTGCGGCTCGTTCCGGGCAGCGGCGCTCGATCTCGGCATGTCGACCACGGCCATCAGCAATGCGGTGGCCAAGCTCGAGCGGGAGCTTGCCGTTCGATTGTTCAACCGCACGACGCGCAGCGTCTCGCTCACCCATGCGGGGCGGATCTTCGTCGCCCAGATCACGCCATCGCTCGAAGGCATCCAGAAGGCGATGAACACCGCGCGCGCCCAGCAGGAAACGCCCTCCGGCACCCTGCGCATCAATGCCTTCGCGACGGCGGCGCGCGAGATCATGGCGCCCCTGGTCCTCACCTACATGCAGCGCTATCCGCAGGTTCATATCGACATCGTTACCGAAGGGCGGCTGGTCGATGTCGTGGCGGCCGGCTTTGATCTCGGCGTGCGCAGCGCAGATCTGGTGCCGAGCGACGCCATCGCCATACCGCTGGGCCAGATGCGCCGCATGGCGGTTGCCGCTTCGCCTGCCTTCTTCCAGGGCAGGACTATCCCGCACGTGCCGCAGGAGCTGCTCAGCCACCCATGCATTCGCGTAAGGCTCCCGAACGGCGCCCTGTTTCGCTGGCGCTTCGAGAAGGGCGGCGAGGCGTTGCAGATCGACGTCGAAGGCCCGGTCACCCTCGACGAAGCCTCCCTGGCCCGGATCGCGGTCATCAACAGCGTGGGGATCGGCTATTTCATGGAGACCGATATCCGCGACGACATTGCGGCGGGACGGCTTATCCGCATTCTGGAGGACTGGACGCCGCCGCTCGCACCGCTGTGCCTCTATTATCCCAGTCGCCGCAACGCCTCCGCGGCCTTCCAGGCCTTCATCGCGCTCGCGCGCGACTTTGCCGCCGGACGGCTCACCGCACCCTGA
- a CDS encoding nuclear transport factor 2 family protein has translation MSMQLPKPIADYIEANARLDLDGMVAFFSPDAVFIDNGKSFEGQEAIRHLFENEVIAVKAIFVPDTVREEGGNVIVEGPARGDFPGSPLRFTYRFTLSNGAIETLEVRL, from the coding sequence ATGTCCATGCAGCTACCCAAGCCCATTGCCGACTATATCGAGGCGAACGCCCGTCTCGATCTGGACGGCATGGTGGCGTTCTTTTCGCCCGATGCCGTCTTTATCGACAATGGCAAGTCCTTCGAGGGGCAGGAGGCCATCCGGCACCTGTTCGAGAATGAGGTGATCGCCGTCAAGGCGATCTTCGTGCCCGACACCGTTCGGGAAGAGGGAGGCAATGTCATCGTCGAAGGTCCCGCTCGCGGTGATTTCCCCGGCAGCCCGCTGCGGTTCACCTATCGCTTCACCCTTTCGAACGGCGCCATCGAGACCTTGGAGGTGAGGCTATGA
- a CDS encoding SDR family oxidoreductase, producing MTIKADPAEFAGKRVLVSGGTKGLGRATVERFLAGGARIITAARATNSPIEGVDYIEADLATAAGSEALAKAALERLGGIDILAHVIGGSKSPAGGFAALTDDHWFAELNLNLLAAVRLDRLLIPQMIERGRGTVVHVTSIQSVLPLPDSTTAYAAAKAALRTYSKSISKELGQKGVRVNSVSPGWIMTQAAGDFVERLQAANGGTIEDARQSVLDALGGIPIGRGAEPEEVADLIAYLASDRAAAIHGAEFVIDGGTIRTV from the coding sequence ATGACCATCAAGGCCGATCCTGCAGAGTTCGCCGGCAAGCGCGTGCTCGTCAGCGGCGGCACGAAGGGCTTGGGCCGCGCAACGGTCGAGCGCTTCCTGGCCGGAGGCGCCCGGATTATCACGGCCGCCCGCGCGACCAACAGCCCCATCGAGGGCGTCGATTATATCGAGGCGGATCTGGCGACGGCCGCGGGCAGCGAAGCGCTCGCCAAGGCGGCCCTGGAGCGGCTGGGCGGCATCGACATCCTCGCCCATGTGATCGGCGGCTCGAAGTCGCCGGCGGGCGGGTTTGCCGCGCTGACCGACGACCACTGGTTCGCCGAACTGAACCTCAACCTGTTGGCGGCCGTCCGGCTCGATCGCCTGTTGATCCCGCAGATGATCGAGCGCGGCAGGGGCACGGTGGTCCATGTCACCTCCATCCAGTCCGTTCTGCCGCTGCCCGACTCCACCACGGCCTATGCGGCTGCGAAAGCGGCGCTGCGAACCTACAGCAAGTCGATATCGAAGGAGCTCGGCCAGAAGGGCGTGCGCGTGAACTCTGTCTCGCCGGGATGGATCATGACCCAAGCGGCAGGAGACTTTGTCGAACGGCTTCAGGCCGCCAATGGCGGGACGATCGAGGACGCGCGCCAGTCCGTGCTCGATGCCCTTGGCGGGATCCCGATCGGGCGGGGCGCCGAGCCCGAAGAGGTGGCCGACCTGATCGCCTACCTCGCTTCCGACCGTGCCGCCGCGATCCACGGCGCCGAGTTCGTCATCGATGGGGGGACGATCCGCACCGTTTGA
- a CDS encoding TRAP transporter substrate-binding protein: protein MTKDVSRRGFMTKGALAGAAAAAGSTLAAPAIAQSLPTLRWRLTSGFPNNLDTIYGGAVVMADALNKITEGKFQIQVFQAGELLPGAQAIDAVRENTVEIAHTCGYYFTGKDPTFAIGSTIPFGLNGRQQNAWLYHGGGNEAYNEFLSNYGVIGIPGGATGAQMGGWFRKEINSLADLNGVKMRIAGVAGQVMSRLGVVPQQLPGGDIYPALERGTIDAAEWIGPYDDEKLGFYQIAKNYYYPAYWEGGLTIHFFINQAQYAGLPDTYKVALDTACKAANINMQALYDVKNTSAIRSLVAKGVQLRPLPRDVMDAAYKASFELYAEYSQQHPTWAKIYPGWKKFRDESFEWFRVAEYSYDSYMYAAQAAGR, encoded by the coding sequence ATGACCAAGGATGTAAGCCGTCGTGGCTTCATGACGAAAGGGGCGCTGGCCGGTGCGGCCGCAGCGGCCGGCTCGACGCTGGCTGCGCCGGCCATTGCCCAGAGCCTGCCCACTCTGCGCTGGCGCCTGACCTCGGGTTTCCCGAACAATCTCGACACCATCTATGGCGGCGCGGTCGTCATGGCGGATGCGCTGAACAAGATCACCGAGGGCAAGTTCCAGATCCAGGTGTTCCAGGCCGGCGAGCTGCTGCCGGGCGCGCAGGCGATCGATGCGGTGCGGGAGAACACCGTCGAGATCGCCCATACCTGCGGCTATTATTTCACCGGCAAGGATCCGACATTCGCGATCGGCTCGACCATTCCCTTCGGTCTCAACGGCCGCCAGCAGAATGCCTGGCTGTATCACGGCGGCGGCAACGAGGCCTACAACGAGTTCCTGTCGAACTACGGCGTCATCGGCATTCCGGGCGGCGCGACGGGCGCGCAGATGGGCGGCTGGTTCCGCAAGGAGATCAACAGCCTCGCCGATCTGAACGGCGTCAAGATGCGCATTGCCGGCGTGGCCGGCCAGGTCATGTCCCGCCTCGGCGTCGTGCCGCAGCAGCTGCCCGGCGGCGATATCTACCCCGCGCTCGAGCGCGGCACCATCGACGCCGCCGAGTGGATCGGCCCCTATGACGACGAGAAGCTGGGCTTCTACCAGATCGCCAAGAACTATTACTACCCGGCCTATTGGGAAGGCGGGCTGACGATCCACTTCTTCATCAACCAGGCGCAATATGCCGGCCTGCCCGACACCTACAAGGTGGCGCTGGACACCGCCTGCAAGGCGGCCAATATCAACATGCAGGCGCTCTACGACGTCAAGAACACCTCCGCCATCCGCTCGCTCGTGGCCAAGGGCGTACAGCTGCGCCCGCTTCCGCGCGATGTGATGGACGCAGCCTACAAGGCGTCGTTCGAGCTTTATGCCGAATACAGCCAGCAGCATCCGACCTGGGCCAAGATCTATCCGGGCTGGAAGAAATTCCGCGACGAGAGCTTCGAATGGTTCCGCGTCGCCGAATACAGCTATGACAGCTACATGTACGCAGCACAGGCTGCCGGTCGCTGA